A region from the Linepithema humile isolate Giens D197 chromosome 1, Lhum_UNIL_v1.0, whole genome shotgun sequence genome encodes:
- the Mi-2 gene encoding chromodomain-helicase-DNA-binding protein Mi-2 homolog isoform X3: MASDEEVDENYAGEDDMDETGGQVSNVGQPVDGSSDAEESQRLEEDDDYEPEERKKKKGKKRKARSEDKKGKKKKKKKKSDSGDESDFGGGEAAAGDAAGEDSDYAVNRKSRKSSSRKSSSHNAPPTTQSQEPTTGMPTIEEVCNTFGLTDVQIEYSDADFQNLTTYKLFQQHVRPLLAKENPKVPMSKLMMLVAAKWRDFSELNPHTQPDADVSSTNVDDDNRNARANRSGAIQEPEDEEEDDEDSDRKKKSRGSRAKKGKKASKVPTLKIKLGKRKRGSSDEEAEGSAAGSAADSDMEFEQMLADAEETPGVDGNKGNVEEAGVEPPAEPPVRRKAKTKIGNKTKKKKKTKTTSKFPDGEEGLQTDHQDYCEVCQQGGEIILCDTCPRAYHLVCLEPELEETPEGKWSCAHCEGEGAAEDDDEHMEFCRVCKDGGELLCCDSCTSAYHTHCLNPPLSEIPDGDWKCPRCSCPPLRGRVAKILTWRWKECSDTPSEEPSTSKAAPKQRKIREFFVKWADMSYWHCDWITELQLDVFHPLMFRNYYRKYDMDDPPKLEEPLDESDTRVKRLKEQPGATNRDEYNLEERFYRYGVRPEWLVVHRVINHRLQRDGRATYLVKWRELGYDQATWEDEHADIPGLKQAIEYYLDLRAANCCDGTTSRKGKKGKGKKSKTRELIDDEERTPKRYTPPPDKPTTDLKKKYERQPDYLDQTGMQLHPYQLEGLNWLRYSWGQGIDTILADEMGLGKTIQTITFLYSLYKEGHCKGPFLVSVPLSTIINWEREFETWAPDFYCVTYVGDKDSRIVIRENELSFEEGAVRSGRASKIRSSSIKFNVLLTSYELISIDSACLGSIDWAVLVVDEAHRLKSNQSKFFRLLASYNIAYKLLLTGTPLQNNLEELFHLLNFLCRDKFNDLAAFQNEFADISKEEQVKKLHEMLGPHMLRRLKADVLKNMPSKSEFIVRVELSPMQKKYYKYILTRNFEALNPKGGGQQVSLLNIMMDLKKCCNHPYLFPAASQEAPTGPNGSYETSALIKAAGKLVLLSKMLKKLRDDGHRVLIFSQMTKMLDILEDYLEGEGYKYERIDGNITGAQRQEAIDRFNAPGAQQFVFLLSTRAGGLGINLATADTVIIYDSDWNPHNDIQAFSRAHRIGQANKVMIYRFVTRNSVEERVTQVAKRKMMLTHLVVRPGMGGKGANFSKQELDDILRFGTEELFKEEEGKEDEAIHYDDKAVAELLDRSKEGIEQKENWANEYLSSFKVASYVTKEGETEEEADTEIIKQEAENTDPAYWIKLLRHHYEQQQEDIARTLGKGKRVRKQVNYTDGGVTGDQGARDDQPWQENLSDYNSDFSAPSDDDKEDDDFDEKGDGDLLSRRSRRRLERRDEKDRPLPPLLARVNGNIEVLGFNARQRKAFLNAIMRYGMPPQDAFNSQWLVRDLRGKSEKNFKAYVSLFMRHLCEPGADNAETFADGVPREGLSRQHVLTRIGVMSLIRKKVQEFEHINGYYSMPEMIRKPIEPIKPEGTGEAATGTSSTSATPATSNAPSPSPAATPTPTSTAGAAIEASKTNSDASDAKESKDESKDKEGGDAKDSKEDSKNSKEDDEGNSEKDKEKEDIKKEEKDGETESAEKEKDKADVKDEKAAAAKHDDKAENSENKKTEPEEDVVIVKDDEEETEKREEKDNKEKDVKDSEDVVKPKRKFMFNIADGGFTELHTLWLNEEKAAVPGREYDIWHRRHDYWLLAGIVTHGYGRWQDIQNDIRFAIINEPFKMDMGKGNFLEIKNKFLARRFKLLEQALVIEEQLRRAAYLNLTQDPNHPAMSLNARFAEVECLAESHQHLSKESLAGNKPANAVLHKVLNQLEELLSDMKSDVSRLPATLARIPPVAQRLQMSERSILSRLAATAPGGSSSQTGQAALLAQQFPAGFSGGQLPATFAGAANFGNFRPQYSVPGQPPQGFTA; encoded by the exons ATGGCGTCAGACGAGGAGGTGGACGAGAACTATGCAG gAGAGGATGACATGGATGAGACTGGGGGACAGGTATCAAATGTTGGTCAGCCAGTAGATGGCTCATCAGATGCTGAAGAATCTCAGAGATTG gaaGAGGACGATGATTATGAACCAGAAGAgcggaaaaagaagaaaggaaagaagcgAAAAGCACGTAGTGAGGataagaaaggaaagaaaaagaagaaaaagaaaaaatccgATTCTGGGGAt gaAAGCGACTTTGGTGGCGGTGAAGCAGCAGCAGGTGACGCGGCTGGTGAGGACAGTGACTATGCGGTCAATAGGAAGAGCAGGAAGTCATCCTCCAGAAAATCCTCCAGTCACAATGCACCACCGACCACTCAGAGCCAAGAGCCTACGACAGGCATGCCCACAATCGAAGAAGTGTGCAACACATTCGGCTTAACGGACGTACAAATTGAATATTCTGACGCCGATTTCCAAAACTTAACGACGTACAAACTATTTCAACAACACGTCAGACCGCTCTTGGCAAAAGAAAATCCaaaa GTTCCAATGTCGAAGCTTATGATGTTGGTGGCAGCCAAGTGGCGCGATTTCTCCGAATTAAATCCACACACGCAACCGGATGCGGATGTCTCATCCACCAACGTGGATGATGATAACAGAAACGCCCGAGCAAATCGAAGTGGTGCTATACAAGAACCTGAGGATGAAGAGGAAGATGACGAAGACAGTGATCGGAAGAAGAAATCGCGAGGTTCAAGAGCGAAGAAAGGGAAAAAGGCGTCGAAAGTACCGACGCTTAAGATTAAGCTTGGGAAACGCAAGCGGGGAAGCTCA GACGAGGAGGCGGAGGGTAGCGCCGCGGGCTCTGCGGCCGATTCCGACATGGAATTCGAGCAAATGTTGGCCGATGCGGAGGAGACTCCCGGTGTCGATGGTAACAAGGGTAACGTCGAGGAGGCTGGTGTCGAACCACCGGCCGAGCCGCCAGTTCGTAGAAAGGCGAAGACAAAAATCGGCAACAAGAccaagaaaaagaagaagacaaAGACTACTTCTAAGTTTCCGGATGGAGAGGAAGGTCTCCAG aCTGACCATCAGGATTACTGCGAAGTGTGTCAGCAAGGTGGAGAGATCATATTGTGCGATACGTGTCCTAGAGCGTATCATTTAGTGTGCCTGGAGCCTGAATTGGAAGAAACGCCCGAAGGAAAATGGAGTTGTGCCCATTGCGAAGGAGAAG GAGCAGCAGAGGATGACGACGAACATATGGAATTCTGCAGAGTGTGCAAGGATGGCGGAGAATTGTTGTGTTGCGACAGTTGCACGAGTGCGTATCACACGCATTGCTTGAATCCTCCATTATCGGAGATTCCCGATGGCGATTGGAAATGCCCGCGATGTTCTTGTCCGCCTTTGAGAGGGAGAG tgGCAAAGATATTAACGTGGAGATGGAAAGAATGTTCCGACACACCGTCGGAAGAGCCTTCTACAAGCAAGGCTGCACCTAAGCAGAGAAAAATACGCGAGTTCTTCGTGAAGTGGGCAGATATGTCCTACTGGCACTGTGACTGGATCACAGAATTACAACTTGACGTATTCCACCCACTCATGTTTAG GAATTATTATCGTAAATATGACATGGACGATCCACCAAAATTGGAGGAACCGTTGGACGAGAGCGATACTCGTGTAAAGCGTTTGAAGGAGCAGCCCGGTGCCACCAACAGGGATGAGTACAACTTGGAAGAACGTTTCTATCGTTACGGCGTTCGTCCGGAATGGCTGGTGGTTCACAGAGTGATCAATCATCGATTGCAAAGAGACGGCAGAGCCACGTATCTCGTCAAGTGGCGGGAACTTGGCTACGATCAGGCAACATGGGAGGACGAGCACGCGGACATCCCCGGCTTGAAGCAGGccatagaatattatttagatttgAGAGCCGCTAACTGTTGCGACGGTACTACGTCACGTAAAGGCAAAAAGG GTAAAGGGAAGAAATCGAAAACGCGCGAGCTCATCGACGATGAAGAAAGGACTCCAAAGCGGTACACGCCACCGCCAGACAAACCTACGACAGATCTCAAGAAGAAGTACGAAAGGCAACCAGATTACTTGGATCAAACTGGAATGCAGTTACATCCTTATCAATTGGAG GGTTTAAACTGGTTGAGATATTCATGGGGCCAAGGCATAGACACGATTCTGGCCGACGAAATGGGTTTGGGAAAAACTATTCAAACTATCACATTCTTATATTCCTTGTACAAGGAAGGCCACTGTAAAGGGCCTTTCCTGGTTTCCGTTCCCTTGTCAACTATTATTAACTGGGAGCGTGAATTTGAAACTTGGGCGCCTGACTTCTATTGTGTTACTTATGTGG GCGACAAAGACAGTCGTATTGTGATTCGTGAAAACGAATTGTCGTTCGAGGAAGGTGCTGTACGTAGCGGACGCGCCTCCAAAATTCGTTCGTCTTCAATTAAGTTTAACGTTTTGCTTACGAGTTACGAGCTTATATCCATCGATTCGGCATGCCTAGGCTCCATCGATTGGGCTGTTTTAGTTGTAGATGAAGCTCACAGATTGAAATCCAATCAGTCCAAGTTCTTCAGATTATTAGCTTCTTACAATATCGCGTATAAACTTTTACTGACTGGCACGCCACTGCAGAATAATTTGGAGGAACTGTTCCACTTATTGAATTTCTTATGCCGCGATAAATTCAACGATTTGGCAGCGTTCCAAAATGAATTCGCTGATATCTCAAAGGAAGAGCAGGTTAAAAAACTGCACGAAATGCTTGGACCGCATATGTTGAGGAGATTGAAAGCTGATGTATTGAAG aatatgcctagcaaatctgaatttaTCGTACGCGTCGAATTATCACCAATGCAGAAGaagtattacaaatatatattaacgaGGAACTTCGAAGCCTTGAATCCGAAGGGAGGCGGCCAGCAAGTGTCGCTGTTAAATATAATGATGGATCTCAAGAAATGCTGCAATCATCCATATTTGTTTCCTGCCGCGTCACAAGAAGCACCAACCGGACCAAATGGAAGTTACGAGACTTCAGCGTTGATTAAAGCGGCTGGCAAATTGGTTCTGTTGAGCAAGATGCTTAAGAAGCTGCGAGACGACGGACATCGAGTTCTTATATTTTCTCAGATGACCAAGATGTTGGATATTCTTGAAGATTATTTGGAGGGCGAGGGATACAAGTATGAGAGAATAGACGGCAATATAACCGGCGCGCAACGTCAAGAGGCCATCGACAGATTTAACGCTCCCG GCGCACAACAGTTTGTCTTTCTGCTTTCTACGCGTGCTGGTGGTCTCGGCATCAATTTAGCAACGGCGGACACGGTGATTATTTACGACTCTGATTGGAATCCGCACAACGACATCCAAGCGTTCAGCAGAGCTCACAGGATAGGCCAGGCTAACAAAGTTATGATCTATAGATTTGTCACGCGTAACTCCGTGGAAGAAAGAGTAACGCAGGTGGCCAAGCGCAAGATGATGCTCACTCATTTAGTCGTGCGACCAGGCATGGGCGGTAAAGGTGCTAACTTTAGTAAACAGGAGCTCGATGACATTTTGCGCTTCG GTACGGAGGAACTGTTCAAGGAAGAGGAGGGCAAGGAGGATGAAGCTATACACTACGACGATAAGGCTGTTGCCGAATTATTGGACAGAAGTAAGGAGGGTATCGAGCAGAAGGAGAATTGGGCCAACGAGTACTTAAGTTCCTTCAAGGTCGCCTCGTACGTGACGAAGGAAGGTGAAACGGAGGAGGAGGCGGACACGGAAATAATTAAGCAAGAGGCCGAGAATACCGATCCGGCATATTGGATCAAGCTGCTCAGACATCATTACGAGCAGCAACAGGAGGATATTGCTAGAACACTCGGAAAAG GCAAACGAGTGCGTAAACAAGTTAACTACACCGATGGCGGTGTGACCGGCGATCAAGGCGCGAGAGATGATCAGCCGTGGCAGGAGAATCTATCTGATTATAATAGCGACTTCAGTGCGCCCAGCGACGACGACAAGGAGGATGATGATTTCGACGAGAAGGGCGATGGAGACTTATTGTCTCGTAGAAGTAGACGAAGACTGGAGAGACGCGACGAAAAGGACAGACCTTTGCCGCCTCTGCTTGCCAGAGTAAACGGAAATATCGAG gtGCTAGGTTTTAATGCCAGACAGAGGAAGGCATTCCTCAATGCAATTATGCGCTATGGAATGCCGCCACAAGACGCTTTCAACTCTCAATG gTTGGTACGTGATCTGCGCGGAAAGTCCGAGAAGAATTTCAAAGCCTACGTTTCGCTCTTCATGCGACACCTCTGCGAACCAGGTGCCGACAATGCGGAAACGTTCGCAGACGGCGTTCCTCGAGAAGGTCTCAGTCGACAGCACGTACTCACAAGAATCGGTGTGATGTCCTTGATTAGGAAGAAG GTTCAAGAATTTGAACACATTAATGGCTATTATTCGATGCCGGAGATGATACGAAAACCGATAGAACCCATCAAGCCGGAAGGAACCGGGGAAGCAGCGACTGGTACCAGCAGCACTAGTGCTACACCTGCCACTTCGAATGCTCCCAGTCCTAGTCCTGCTGCCACGCCGACTCCGACTTCGACTGCCGGTGCCGCCATCGAAGCCAGCAAGACGAATTCCGATGCATCTGACGCTAAAGAATCTAAAGATGAATCGAAGGATAAGGAG GGTGGCGACGCGAAGGATTCGAAAGAAGACTCGAAGAATTCTAAAGAAGATGACGAAGGAAATTCTGAAAAGGACAAGGAGAAGGAAGATATTaagaaagaggaaaaggaCGGCGAGACGGAATCCGCAGAAAAGGAGAAGGACAAAGCCGATGTGAAGGACGAGAAAGCAGCAGCGGCGAAACACGACGATAAAGCAGAGAATAGTGAGAATAAGAAGACCGAACCAGAAGAAGATGTCGTTATTGTGAAGGACGACGAGGAGGAAACAGAGAAGCGAGAG GAGAAAGATAACAAAGAAAAGGACGTAAAGGACTCTGAAGATGTAGTGAAGCCTAAGCGTAAGTTCATGTTCAACATAGCCGATGGTGGATTCACGGAATTACACACGCTCTGGCTGAACGAAGAGAAGGCCGCCGTGCCGGGCCGTGAATACGATATCTGGCATCGTCGCCATGATTATTGGCTCTTGGCTGGTATCGTCACGCACGGCTACGGGCGATGGCAggatatacaaaatgatattag GTTTGCTATAATTAACGAGCCATTCAAGATGGACATGGGAAAAGGCAATTTCTTGGAGATAAAGAACAAGTTTCTAGCGAGACGTTTCAAGCTCTTAGAACAGGCGTTAGTGATCGAGGAGCAGTTAAGGCGAGCCGCTTACCTAAACCTTACGCAGGATCCCAATCATCCTGCCATGAGTTTGAATGCGCGATTCGCCGAAGTCGAGTGTCTCGCCGAATCCCATCAGCATCTTAGCAAGGAGAGCCTTGCGGGCAACAAACCGGCGAATGCGGTGTTGCACAAG GTATTGAATCAGCTGGAAGAGCTCTTGTCCGACATGAAGTCAGACGTGAGCCGTTTGCCGGCGACATTGGCGCGCATTCCACCGGTTGCTCAGAGACTCCAGATGTCTGAGAGATCAATACTGAGTCGATTGGCGGCCACGGCACCCGGCGGAAGCAGCTCTCAGACAGGCCAGGCCGCACTACTGGCGCAGCAATTTCCAGCTGGCTTCTCCGGCGGACAATTGCCGGCCACTTTCGCGGGCGCCGCCAATTTCGGAAACTTTCGACCACAATACTCAGTACCAGGGCAACCACCGCAGGGTTTCACAG CCTGA